The Dama dama isolate Ldn47 chromosome 28, ASM3311817v1, whole genome shotgun sequence genome has a window encoding:
- the RWDD1 gene encoding RWD domain-containing protein 1 isoform X1 gives MTDYGEEQRNELEALESIYPDSFTVLSENPPSFTITVTSEAGENDETVQTTLKFTYSEKYPDEAPLYEIFAQLNLEDNDVADILKLLALQAEENLGMVMIFTLVSAVQEKLNEIVDQIKTRREEEKKQKEREAEEAEKQLFHGTPVTIENFLNWKAKFDAELLEIKKKRMKEEEQAGKNKLSGRQLFETDHNLDTSDIQFLEDAGNNVEVDESLFQEMDDLELEDDEDDPDYNPADRESDLTD, from the exons ATGACAGATTACGGCGAGGAGCAGCGCAACGAGCTGGAGGCTCTGGAGTCCATCTACCCTGACTCCTTCACAG TATTATCAGAAAATCCACCCAGCTTCACCATTACTGTGACATCTGAGGCTGGAGAAAATGATGAAA CTGTCCAGACAACCCTCAAGTTTACATACAGTGAAAAATACCCAGATGAAGCTCCCCTTTATGAAATATTCGCCCAGTTAAATCTAGAAGATAATGATGtagcagacattttaaaattattagcaTTACAG GCAGAAGAAAACCTTGGAATGGTGATGATCTTCACCTTAGTGTCAGCTGTGCaagagaaattaaatgaaatagtagatcaaataaaaactagaagagaagaagaaaagaaacaaaaagaaagagaagcgGAAGAAGCCGAGAAG caATTATTCCATGGTACTCCTGTTACAATTGAGAATTTCTTAAACTGGAAGGCCAAGTTTGATGCAGaactcttggaaattaaaaagaaacggatgaaggaagaagagcaagcaggaaaaaataaattaagtg GGAGACAACTGTTTGAAACAGATCATAATCTTGACACATCTGATATCCAGTTCTTGGAAGATG CTGGAAACAATGTGGAAGTAGATGAGTCTTTGTTCCAGGAAATGGATGACTTGGAGCTGGAGGACGATGAAGATGATCCAGACTACAATCCTGCTGACCGGGAGAGTGACTTGACCGACTGA
- the RWDD1 gene encoding RWD domain-containing protein 1 isoform X2, with protein sequence MVMIFTLVSAVQEKLNEIVDQIKTRREEEKKQKEREAEEAEKQLFHGTPVTIENFLNWKAKFDAELLEIKKKRMKEEEQAGKNKLSGRQLFETDHNLDTSDIQFLEDAGNNVEVDESLFQEMDDLELEDDEDDPDYNPADRESDLTD encoded by the exons ATGGTGATGATCTTCACCTTAGTGTCAGCTGTGCaagagaaattaaatgaaatagtagatcaaataaaaactagaagagaagaagaaaagaaacaaaaagaaagagaagcgGAAGAAGCCGAGAAG caATTATTCCATGGTACTCCTGTTACAATTGAGAATTTCTTAAACTGGAAGGCCAAGTTTGATGCAGaactcttggaaattaaaaagaaacggatgaaggaagaagagcaagcaggaaaaaataaattaagtg GGAGACAACTGTTTGAAACAGATCATAATCTTGACACATCTGATATCCAGTTCTTGGAAGATG CTGGAAACAATGTGGAAGTAGATGAGTCTTTGTTCCAGGAAATGGATGACTTGGAGCTGGAGGACGATGAAGATGATCCAGACTACAATCCTGCTGACCGGGAGAGTGACTTGACCGACTGA